The following proteins are encoded in a genomic region of Galbibacter sp. BG1:
- the ilvD gene encoding dihydroxy-acid dehydratase, which yields MKLNKFSQQVTQDPTLPAAQAMLHALGLTDEDLKKPFVGIASTGYEGNPCNMHLNDLATHVKQGATNADLVGLIFNTIGVSDGISNGTPGMRFSLPSRDIIADSMETVVEAMSYDGLVTVVGCDKNMPGALMAMLRLNRPSVLVYGGTIASGCHNGQKLDIISAFEAYGQKVAGTIDEAEYKEVVHKACPGAGACGGMYTANTMASAIEALGMSLPYNSSNPAVSDEKIKEQEAVKAGEAVRLLLEKDIKPSDIVTKESLENAIRLVTVLGGSTNAVLHFLAIAKAAKVDFTLEDFKRISDSTPLLANLKPSGKYSMEDLHHIGGIPGVLKYMLEEGMLHGDCLTVTGKTIAENLKEVPNLKEDQDIIRTVDKPIKDTGHIRILFGNLATEGAVAKITGKEGLSFKGTANVFDNEKAVNEGIKSGKVKKGDVVIIRYEGPKGAPGMPEMLKPTSSIMGAGLGKDVALITDGRFSGGSHGFVVGHVAPEAQVGGNIALVENGDVIAIDAVNNTINIEISDEVLAERRAKWKAPKLKAEKGILYKYAKTVSSASKGCVTDEF from the coding sequence GTGAAATTAAACAAGTTTAGCCAACAAGTTACACAAGACCCCACGCTACCGGCAGCACAAGCCATGTTGCATGCGCTGGGTTTAACAGATGAAGATTTAAAAAAGCCTTTTGTAGGAATTGCTAGTACGGGTTACGAAGGAAATCCTTGTAATATGCACCTCAACGATCTTGCTACCCATGTAAAGCAGGGTGCAACAAATGCTGATCTTGTCGGTTTGATATTCAATACCATTGGAGTGAGCGACGGGATATCCAACGGAACACCGGGAATGCGTTTCTCATTGCCGTCAAGGGATATTATTGCAGATTCCATGGAGACGGTGGTGGAAGCTATGAGTTATGACGGACTGGTAACAGTGGTGGGCTGCGATAAGAATATGCCTGGAGCCCTTATGGCCATGTTGCGTTTAAACAGGCCTTCGGTGTTGGTTTACGGCGGAACCATAGCCTCTGGATGCCATAACGGACAAAAACTGGATATTATTTCTGCTTTTGAAGCCTATGGACAAAAAGTGGCAGGTACTATTGATGAAGCGGAGTATAAAGAAGTAGTACATAAGGCGTGTCCGGGGGCGGGAGCTTGCGGCGGGATGTACACTGCCAATACCATGGCATCGGCCATTGAGGCTTTGGGTATGTCTTTGCCATACAATTCTTCCAACCCTGCGGTAAGCGATGAAAAAATTAAGGAACAGGAGGCTGTAAAGGCTGGTGAAGCAGTTCGCTTACTGTTGGAGAAAGACATCAAACCATCGGATATTGTAACTAAAGAGTCCTTGGAGAATGCGATTCGTTTGGTAACGGTATTAGGGGGTTCCACCAATGCAGTACTGCATTTCTTGGCAATTGCTAAGGCTGCAAAAGTAGATTTTACGCTAGAAGATTTTAAAAGAATAAGCGACAGCACTCCTTTATTGGCAAATTTAAAGCCAAGTGGAAAATATTCAATGGAAGACTTACACCACATAGGTGGAATCCCAGGAGTTTTAAAATATATGTTGGAGGAAGGAATGCTTCATGGCGACTGTTTGACTGTTACAGGAAAAACAATCGCTGAAAACCTAAAGGAGGTTCCAAATCTAAAAGAAGATCAGGATATCATCCGTACAGTGGATAAACCAATTAAAGATACCGGTCATATCCGAATTTTATTTGGGAATCTGGCTACGGAAGGAGCCGTGGCAAAAATCACTGGTAAAGAAGGACTTTCTTTTAAAGGAACGGCCAATGTTTTTGATAATGAAAAAGCAGTAAACGAAGGGATAAAAAGCGGAAAGGTTAAAAAGGGCGATGTGGTGATAATTCGTTACGAAGGTCCTAAAGGAGCACCAGGGATGCCAGAAATGCTAAAACCTACATCTTCCATTATGGGAGCTGGTTTGGGTAAAGATGTGGCCCTAATTACCGATGGAAGATTTTCCGGAGGGTCCCATGGGTTTGTGGTAGGCCATGTAGCACCAGAAGCTCAAGTGGGAGGAAATATTGCTTTAGTGGAAAATGGCGATGTAATTGCCATCGATGCAGTTAACAACACTATCAACATAGAAATATCCGATGAAGTATTGGCCGAAAGACGAGCAAAGTGGAAAGCTCCAAAATTAAAAGCAGAAAAAGGAATCTTGTATAAATACGCTAAAACGGTATCGTCGGCCTCCAAAGGTTGTGTAACCGATGAATTTTAG
- the ilvB gene encoding biosynthetic-type acetolactate synthase large subunit, with the protein MEVKTLKKEESKTGTKIRISGAEAVIHCLLAEGIETVYGYPGGAIMPIYDELYKFRDRLHHVLTRHEQGATHAAQGYARVSGKVGVAMATSGPGATNLVTGIADAQIDSTPMVCITGQVARHLLGSDAFQETDIVGISTPVTKWNYQITNASEIPEVMAKAFYIARSGRPGPVLIDITKNAQFEEFDFEYQKCTAIRSYTAKPTINQDKIEEAAELINKAKKPMIVWGQGIILGKAEAALKAFVEKAGIPAAWTILGASALPSTHPLNVGMVGMHGNYGPNMLTNECDVLIALGMRFDDRVTGDLSTYAKQAKVLHFEIDPAEINKNVHADVPVLGDVKESLEAILPLITENNHDAWHNKFKEHYKIEFDKVIKNDLHPEKEGLTMGEVIERINKESNHEAVIVSDVGQHQMIACRYAKFNTSKSNITSGGLGTMGFALPAAIGAKMGAPKREVVAVIGDGGYQMTIQELGTIFQTKVPVKIVVLNNDFLGMVRQWQQLFFDRRYASTEMTNPDFIKIAEGYHIQAKKVTKREDLEGAVKEMMASPNAYFLEVQVEKEDNVFPMIPTGASVSDIRLS; encoded by the coding sequence ATGGAAGTAAAGACATTGAAAAAAGAAGAAAGTAAAACCGGAACTAAAATAAGGATTTCGGGAGCCGAAGCAGTAATTCACTGTTTATTGGCTGAAGGTATAGAAACAGTTTACGGGTACCCCGGAGGCGCTATTATGCCAATATACGATGAGTTGTACAAATTTAGGGATCGACTTCATCATGTATTGACAAGGCACGAACAAGGAGCCACACATGCTGCCCAAGGCTATGCTAGGGTCTCTGGAAAAGTGGGGGTGGCCATGGCTACTTCTGGTCCAGGAGCTACAAACTTGGTTACCGGGATCGCAGATGCCCAAATAGATTCTACTCCCATGGTATGCATCACGGGACAGGTTGCGCGACATTTATTGGGGTCTGATGCCTTTCAAGAAACCGATATTGTTGGAATTTCCACTCCAGTCACTAAATGGAATTATCAAATAACCAATGCTTCGGAAATCCCAGAAGTAATGGCCAAGGCATTTTATATTGCTAGATCGGGCAGGCCTGGTCCCGTACTTATAGATATTACAAAAAATGCACAGTTTGAAGAATTCGATTTCGAATATCAAAAATGCACTGCCATCAGAAGTTATACGGCGAAGCCCACCATAAATCAAGATAAAATAGAAGAGGCTGCCGAGCTTATCAATAAAGCTAAAAAACCAATGATTGTTTGGGGTCAAGGAATTATTTTAGGAAAAGCCGAAGCGGCGCTCAAAGCTTTTGTGGAAAAAGCGGGAATTCCTGCGGCTTGGACTATCTTGGGTGCTTCAGCTTTGCCTTCTACACACCCTTTAAATGTGGGGATGGTTGGAATGCACGGTAATTACGGACCCAATATGCTTACCAATGAATGCGATGTACTTATTGCCTTGGGAATGAGATTCGACGACAGGGTAACAGGGGATTTATCTACCTATGCCAAACAAGCTAAAGTATTGCATTTTGAAATTGATCCTGCGGAAATCAATAAAAATGTGCATGCCGATGTTCCTGTTTTGGGAGATGTAAAAGAGTCTTTGGAAGCTATATTGCCATTGATTACTGAAAATAATCACGATGCATGGCACAACAAATTTAAAGAGCATTATAAAATAGAATTCGATAAAGTAATAAAAAACGATTTACATCCTGAAAAAGAGGGATTAACCATGGGAGAGGTGATTGAGCGAATCAATAAAGAATCCAATCACGAAGCGGTTATCGTTTCCGATGTTGGCCAGCATCAAATGATTGCTTGCCGTTATGCCAAATTCAATACATCCAAAAGTAACATCACTTCAGGCGGATTGGGTACAATGGGATTTGCACTACCAGCAGCTATTGGTGCCAAAATGGGTGCTCCCAAAAGGGAAGTAGTTGCCGTTATAGGCGATGGTGGTTACCAAATGACCATTCAAGAGCTTGGTACCATCTTTCAAACAAAAGTACCCGTTAAGATTGTTGTTTTAAACAACGATTTCTTGGGGATGGTAAGACAATGGCAACAATTGTTTTTCGACAGGCGCTATGCTTCTACCGAAATGACAAACCCCGATTTCATAAAAATTGCAGAAGGATATCATATTCAAGCGAAAAAAGTTACCAAAAGGGAAGATTTAGAAGGAGCGGTAAAAGAAATGATGGCATCTCCAAATGCTTATTTCTTGGAGGTTCAGGTGGAAAAAGAGGACAATGTATTCCCAATGATTCCAACAGGAGCTTCGGTTTCAGATATTCGTTTGAGTTAA
- the ilvN gene encoding acetolactate synthase small subunit, which translates to MEENKTFTISVYSENNVGLLNRISGIFLKRHINIESLNVSKSEIDHVSKFTIVVHTTEDWTRKIVGQIEKQIEVIKAYYHTNEETIFQESALFKIASNLLFDERQIQNIIKDNHSEIVTVSPEFFVISKSGRREEIEEMYEQLKPYGIMQFVRSGRISVSKSEMQISNILKEFQYQ; encoded by the coding sequence ATGGAAGAAAATAAAACATTTACGATATCGGTTTATTCTGAAAACAATGTAGGTTTATTAAACAGGATTTCAGGAATATTCTTGAAGAGACATATTAATATAGAAAGTTTAAATGTTTCAAAATCAGAAATAGACCACGTTTCTAAATTTACTATCGTAGTTCATACTACAGAAGACTGGACACGTAAAATTGTGGGACAGATTGAGAAACAAATTGAGGTGATCAAGGCGTATTATCACACCAACGAAGAAACTATTTTTCAAGAATCGGCGCTCTTTAAAATCGCTTCAAACTTATTGTTCGATGAACGGCAAATTCAGAATATCATAAAAGACAACCATTCTGAAATTGTAACCGTTTCCCCTGAATTTTTTGTGATCTCAAAATCGGGAAGGCGTGAAGAAATTGAAGAAATGTACGAGCAGCTAAAACCGTATGGGATCATGCAATTCGTGCGTTCAGGTAGAATTTCCGTATCTAAGTCGGAAATGCAAATTTCCAATATTTTAAAGGAATTTCAGTATCAATAA